A window of [Clostridium] innocuum genomic DNA:
GTATTCTGAAATGTGAAACGACGACCTACATTTTCAATGTCGGAGATTCCCGTACCTATGGGCTGTATGCGGATGATTTTCTGGCATTGACAGAGGATCATTCCTATATTGCGGATATGCTGAAGCGCGGAGAATTGAGCGAAGAGGAGGCAGCGGTGCATCCGAATCGCAACATGCTGACCAATGCCCTCGGCATATGGGATACTGTACGCATCGATATCAATAAAATTAAAAATGATTACAAGGCGCTGCTGATTTGCAGTGATGGTTTACACGGCTATGTCAGTGAAGCGATTATTCGCGAGATTTTGGAAAGTAAGCGCAGCGTGGAGGATAAGGTACGCATGCTGATTGACAAGGCTCTTCTTGCGGGCGGCTATGACAATGTGAGTGTCATCATCGTGGAACAGGCAGGTGATCTCCATGAATAACAACAACAAAATGATTGCCGAGCGCTATATGATCGTTTCTTCATTGGGGGAAGGCGGTATGGCGGATGTCTATCTGGCAATCGATACCATATTGAACCGTGAGGTGGCGATCAAGGTGCTGCGTGGGGAGCTCAGCAAGGATCCGGTGACACTGCTGCGCTTTCAGCGGGAGGCCAATGCGGTCAGCAAGCTGAACCATCCCAATGTAGTGGATGTATACGATGTCGGAGAGTTTGAGGGACGTCACTATATCGTAATGGAATATGTACGCGGCCGTACACTGAAGCAGCTGATTTCCCAGCGTGGGGCACTGCATCAGGAAGAGGCTGTAAACATCATGATTCAGCTGACCAGCGCCGTACAGCATGCCCATGAAAACGATATTATTCACCGGGATATCAAGCCGCAGAATGTTCTGGTTAAGGATGATGGTACGGTAAAGATTACCGATTTCGGAATTGCGCTGGCGCACGATACGGTACAGCTGACGCAAAGTGATGCGGTACTGGGCAGTGCGCACTATCTGGCTCCGGAAACAACACGGGGAGAAACACCAAGCAATCAGGTGGATATCTATGCGCTTGGTATCGTGTTTTATGAGCTTTTGACCGGGAATGTTCCCTTCCATGGAGACAATCCCGTCCAGATTGCAATGAAGCATCTGCGTGAGGAGATACCAAGTGTTCGTGATTTCAATCCGACACTGCCGCAGTCCGTGGAGAACATCATCATCAAGGCAACCGTGAAAAACCGCAAGCTGCGCTATCAGAGTGCGAAGGATATGCTGTATGACCTGCACCGCTGCCTGCTTCCGGAATATGCACATGTCGAAAAGCTGGTGTTTGAGGAAGAGCATCCGCAGCCGACAATGGTCATGGAGCAGCGCAAGCAGAAGCAGACTAAGAAAACTGAGGTGCGCAAAAAGCATGTGGAGCCGATTGAAGAGGATGAAGAGGATGATTCCGGTAATCGGAAAATCACAAAAATCATCATTGCTATGATTGTTGGGCTGTGTGTGATCGGTGTTGCGGCCTTTGTACTGATGAGCGGAATTTTTGATAAAGAAAAGATGATTAAGGTCCCGGAGCTGTCCACA
This region includes:
- the pknB gene encoding Stk1 family PASTA domain-containing Ser/Thr kinase translates to MNNNNKMIAERYMIVSSLGEGGMADVYLAIDTILNREVAIKVLRGELSKDPVTLLRFQREANAVSKLNHPNVVDVYDVGEFEGRHYIVMEYVRGRTLKQLISQRGALHQEEAVNIMIQLTSAVQHAHENDIIHRDIKPQNVLVKDDGTVKITDFGIALAHDTVQLTQSDAVLGSAHYLAPETTRGETPSNQVDIYALGIVFYELLTGNVPFHGDNPVQIAMKHLREEIPSVRDFNPTLPQSVENIIIKATVKNRKLRYQSAKDMLYDLHRCLLPEYAHVEKLVFEEEHPQPTMVMEQRKQKQTKKTEVRKKHVEPIEEDEEDDSGNRKITKIIIAMIVGLCVIGVAAFVLMSGIFDKEKMIKVPELSTSQTQQEAIQTLTSSGFKKDNITIKQELSDDVEKGHVIRVSPDTGEEIGEKSKLTLTVSRGTWFVVKDYRHRLPEEVEKELNEQNPNIKLEISYEQRANTWPGYIAEQSGLEIGEKLDPDKEYTLKITVSQLMSWKIEGVVGKTAEEAIALIKEKTGILPVSDERSYDDLSEEEQKTIKKGVVTDVDPAEGTEYVQQMENPNVITIRFYK
- a CDS encoding Stp1/IreP family PP2C-type Ser/Thr phosphatase: MSIQYYGASHVGLRRRNNQDSICFLENGEHALLAVVCDGIGGGLAGDVASRMAIEHMKESFLKMEKCSSDVQVKHWLQDTIQEANDLIFTQSTRNTEQKGMGTTLVGILKCETTTYIFNVGDSRTYGLYADDFLALTEDHSYIADMLKRGELSEEEAAVHPNRNMLTNALGIWDTVRIDINKIKNDYKALLICSDGLHGYVSEAIIREILESKRSVEDKVRMLIDKALLAGGYDNVSVIIVEQAGDLHE